Proteins encoded within one genomic window of Pararhizobium capsulatum DSM 1112:
- the rirA gene encoding iron-responsive transcriptional regulator RirA, whose translation MRLTKQTNYAVRMLMYCAANDGHLSRIPEIARAYGVSELFLFKILQPLNKAGLVETVRGRNGGVRLPRPADQITLFDIVKVTEDSFAMAECFEAGEIDCPLVDSCGLNAALRKALNAFFEVLQRYTIDDLVKARPQINFLLGLEAAPPKAQIAAA comes from the coding sequence ATGCGCCTGACAAAGCAAACGAATTACGCAGTCCGCATGCTCATGTATTGCGCTGCAAATGACGGCCATCTCAGCCGCATTCCGGAAATCGCCAGGGCTTACGGCGTGTCCGAGCTTTTCCTGTTTAAGATACTGCAGCCGCTTAACAAGGCGGGACTGGTCGAGACCGTGCGCGGCCGAAACGGTGGCGTGCGTCTCCCGCGACCTGCCGATCAGATTACGCTTTTCGATATCGTGAAAGTCACCGAAGACAGCTTCGCCATGGCGGAATGTTTCGAGGCGGGCGAGATCGACTGTCCGCTCGTTGACAGCTGTGGTCTGAATGCTGCGCTGCGCAAGGCGCTCAACGCCTTCTTCGAGGTGCTTCAGCGGTACACGATCGATGATCTGGTCAAGGCTCGCCCGCAGATCAACTTCCTGCTCGGCCTCGAAGCCGCGCCACCGAAGGCGCAGATCGCTGCAGCCTGA
- a CDS encoding response regulator, whose amino-acid sequence MIEPIHILLVDDDPAENLILRGLIRKVTAIKIELHYCETIDDALSFITSGKPVSMVLMDNRLQPQRDFRETVPAMRQSGFIGPIGVISSSLADPYFQKFEDYGVDFRLDKAEMDPTAIEFILREYLSRG is encoded by the coding sequence ATGATAGAACCGATCCATATACTGCTCGTCGATGACGATCCGGCTGAAAACCTCATCCTGCGCGGCTTGATCAGGAAAGTCACCGCTATCAAGATCGAGCTGCACTACTGCGAGACGATCGACGATGCGCTTTCCTTCATCACGTCCGGAAAGCCGGTCTCCATGGTCCTGATGGACAATCGCCTTCAGCCGCAACGGGACTTTCGCGAGACCGTTCCTGCCATGCGCCAGAGCGGCTTCATCGGCCCGATCGGCGTCATCTCCTCGTCGCTGGCCGACCCCTACTTCCAGAAATTCGAGGACTATGGCGTGGACTTCCGGCTGGACAAGGCCGAGATGGACCCCACGGCGATCGAATTCATCCTGCGCGAGTACCTTAGCCGCGGCTGA
- a CDS encoding helix-turn-helix transcriptional regulator, giving the protein MANLVKNHRRYDFDSDLEKALNRVDFFRIFHTMTLRFGFEHFGILQLGNEADACMLSNRLALHDMPSGLAEEYDKRHRFGDSVVFRSLHKSAISSVWKSDDPHLGNGSNLLAQLGFDILLCVPVHGTNGARYAVLFLGDIEDISRQEHFELCYDATCAFDYFYRQVLSNKTGLGLTPRETEILRWISHGKTASEIALIVSVSEHTVNSHTATILKKLDVVNRTQMVAKAIREQIIQ; this is encoded by the coding sequence GTGGCAAATCTGGTGAAAAATCATCGGCGTTACGACTTCGACAGCGATCTTGAGAAGGCGTTGAATCGTGTGGATTTCTTCCGCATTTTTCACACCATGACCCTGCGCTTCGGATTTGAGCACTTCGGCATCCTGCAGTTGGGCAACGAAGCCGACGCCTGCATGCTCTCCAATCGTCTGGCGCTGCACGACATGCCTTCAGGGCTGGCCGAGGAATATGACAAGCGCCATCGTTTCGGCGATTCCGTTGTCTTTCGGAGCCTGCACAAGTCCGCCATATCCTCCGTATGGAAATCCGACGATCCGCATCTCGGCAATGGCAGCAATCTTCTGGCCCAGCTGGGCTTCGATATCCTGCTTTGCGTGCCGGTCCACGGCACGAACGGCGCCCGTTATGCCGTGCTGTTCCTCGGAGATATCGAGGATATCTCCCGGCAGGAACATTTCGAGCTCTGCTACGACGCAACCTGTGCCTTCGACTATTTTTACCGCCAGGTGCTCTCGAACAAGACCGGCCTTGGCCTGACGCCCCGCGAAACGGAAATCCTGCGCTGGATTTCCCATGGAAAAACGGCCAGCGAGATCGCCTTGATCGTTTCCGTCTCGGAACACACCGTCAATTCGCATACGGCAACGATTTTGAAGAAGCTCGATGTGGTCAATCGCACCCAGATGGTGGCGAAGGCGATCCGCGAGCAGATCATACAGTAG
- a CDS encoding ABC transporter substrate-binding protein, whose protein sequence is MKKLSTLLAATAIATLMAGSAWSKTLVYCSEASPEGFDPGLYTGGQTFDASSRTVYNRLFEFKHGGTELEPGLAESYEVSADGTEYTFKLRPGVKFQTTEYFTPTRELNADDVIFSFERQYKTDNPWNKYVAGASWEYFSGMGFPDLIDSITKVDDLTVKFKLKRAEAPFLANLGMDFASIMSKEYADKLAADGKMELLNQQPLGTGPFTFVAYQTDAAIRYKANPDYWAGKEKIDDLVFAITTDAAIRAQKLKAGECQVMAYPNAADVAELKKDENLTVLEQEGLNVSYLAYNTLVAPFDKPEVRKALNMAVNKQAIVDAVFQGAATVAKNPIPPTMWSYNNAVEDDKYDPEAAKKMLADAGVKDLHMKIWAMPVARPYMLNARRAAELMQADLAAIGVTVEIVSYEWAEYLKLSSAKDRDGAAILGWTGDNGDPDNFLDTLLGCDAVGGNNRAQWCNKDFDDLMTKAKATADVAERTKFYEEAQVIFKKEAPWNTLDHSLVFVPMSKKVSGFVMDPLGIHRFNGVDIAE, encoded by the coding sequence ATGAAAAAGCTCTCTACTCTTCTTGCGGCAACCGCAATCGCCACGCTGATGGCCGGTTCCGCATGGTCGAAGACATTGGTTTATTGCTCTGAAGCATCGCCGGAAGGTTTCGACCCGGGCCTCTATACCGGTGGTCAGACATTCGACGCTTCGTCGCGTACCGTCTACAACCGCCTCTTCGAATTCAAGCATGGGGGAACGGAACTTGAGCCGGGCCTCGCTGAAAGCTACGAAGTTTCGGCTGATGGCACCGAGTACACCTTCAAGCTGCGTCCGGGCGTCAAGTTCCAGACCACCGAATATTTCACGCCGACCCGCGAACTGAACGCCGACGACGTGATCTTCTCGTTCGAGCGCCAGTACAAGACCGACAATCCCTGGAACAAGTATGTTGCCGGCGCATCCTGGGAATATTTCTCGGGCATGGGCTTCCCGGACCTGATCGATTCGATCACCAAGGTCGATGACCTGACCGTGAAGTTCAAGCTGAAGCGTGCTGAAGCGCCGTTCCTCGCCAACCTCGGCATGGATTTCGCTTCGATCATGTCGAAGGAATATGCCGACAAGCTGGCAGCAGACGGCAAGATGGAACTCTTGAACCAGCAGCCGCTCGGCACCGGTCCGTTCACCTTCGTCGCTTACCAGACGGACGCTGCGATCCGCTATAAGGCCAACCCGGACTATTGGGCGGGCAAGGAAAAGATCGACGACCTCGTTTTCGCGATCACGACCGATGCTGCGATCCGCGCACAGAAGCTGAAGGCCGGCGAATGCCAGGTTATGGCTTATCCGAACGCGGCCGACGTTGCCGAGCTGAAGAAGGATGAGAACCTGACAGTTTTGGAGCAGGAAGGCCTCAACGTTTCCTACCTTGCTTACAACACGCTTGTTGCACCGTTCGACAAGCCTGAAGTCCGCAAGGCGCTCAACATGGCCGTCAACAAGCAGGCGATCGTCGATGCCGTGTTCCAGGGAGCCGCTACGGTTGCCAAGAACCCGATACCGCCGACAATGTGGTCGTATAACAATGCCGTCGAAGACGACAAGTACGATCCGGAAGCAGCCAAGAAGATGCTTGCAGACGCTGGCGTCAAGGATCTCCATATGAAGATCTGGGCGATGCCGGTTGCTCGTCCGTACATGCTGAACGCCCGCCGTGCAGCTGAACTGATGCAGGCTGACCTTGCCGCCATCGGCGTCACTGTCGAAATCGTCTCCTACGAATGGGCCGAATACCTGAAGCTCTCGTCCGCCAAGGACCGTGATGGCGCAGCTATCCTCGGCTGGACCGGTGACAATGGTGATCCGGACAACTTCCTCGACACCCTGCTCGGTTGCGACGCTGTCGGCGGCAACAACCGTGCTCAGTGGTGCAACAAGGACTTCGACGACCTGATGACCAAGGCAAAGGCAACCGCTGATGTCGCAGAGCGCACGAAGTTCTATGAAGAGGCTCAGGTCATCTTCAAGAAGGAAGCGCCCTGGAACACGCTCGACCACTCGCTCGTCTTCGTACCGATGAGCAAGAAGGTCTCGGGCTTCGTCATGGATCCGCTCGGCATTCACCGCTTCAACGGCGTGGATATCGCTGAATAA
- a CDS encoding ABC transporter permease subunit, protein MLRFIFGRLAVLIPTFIGVSIIAFSFIRLLPGDPVMLMSGERVMSPERHAQIMTDLGLDRPIYVQYFDYLVNLLHGDFGSSIVTKRAVLDDFLQLFPATVELSLCAIILAVALGVPAGVLAAVKRGTWLDQTVMGAALVGYSMPIFWWGLLLVIFFSGYLGWTPVSGRISLMYFFPQVTGFMLIDSLISGQAGAFKSAVTYLILPTIVLATIPLAVIARQTRSAMLEVLGEDYVRTARSKGLSSFRVVGVHALRNALIPVITTIGLQVGVLLAGAILTETIFSWPGIGKWMVDSVFKRDYQVVQGGLMLIAAVIMIVNLIVDVLYGLINPRIRH, encoded by the coding sequence ATGTTGCGCTTTATTTTCGGACGGCTCGCCGTCCTGATCCCCACATTCATCGGGGTTTCCATTATTGCATTCTCGTTCATCCGCCTGCTGCCCGGAGATCCGGTCATGCTGATGTCGGGCGAACGCGTGATGTCTCCCGAGCGTCATGCCCAGATCATGACCGACCTTGGCCTCGACCGTCCGATTTACGTCCAGTATTTCGACTATCTCGTGAACCTGTTGCATGGCGATTTCGGAAGCTCGATCGTCACCAAGCGGGCGGTTCTTGACGATTTCCTCCAGCTGTTCCCGGCGACCGTCGAACTCTCGCTGTGCGCCATCATCCTGGCCGTCGCGCTTGGCGTTCCGGCAGGCGTTCTGGCTGCGGTCAAGCGCGGCACATGGCTCGATCAGACCGTGATGGGAGCAGCACTTGTCGGCTATTCCATGCCGATCTTCTGGTGGGGGCTGCTGCTTGTCATCTTCTTCTCCGGTTATCTCGGCTGGACACCGGTCTCGGGACGCATCTCGCTGATGTATTTCTTCCCGCAGGTCACCGGCTTCATGTTGATCGACAGTCTGATCTCGGGACAGGCGGGGGCGTTTAAATCGGCCGTTACCTACCTGATCCTGCCGACCATCGTGCTTGCGACCATTCCGTTGGCCGTCATTGCCCGCCAGACGCGCTCGGCGATGCTGGAAGTGCTGGGCGAAGACTATGTGCGCACCGCCCGTTCGAAGGGCCTGTCGTCTTTCCGGGTCGTCGGCGTGCATGCGCTCCGCAACGCCCTCATTCCGGTCATTACCACCATCGGCCTGCAGGTCGGCGTGCTGCTGGCCGGCGCGATCCTGACCGAAACGATCTTTTCCTGGCCGGGCATCGGCAAATGGATGGTCGATTCCGTCTTCAAGCGCGACTATCAGGTCGTGCAGGGCGGATTGATGCTGATTGCTGCCGTGATCATGATCGTCAATCTCATCGTTGATGTGCTTTACGGCCTCATCAACCCCCGCATCCGGCACTAG
- a CDS encoding ABC transporter permease subunit, translated as MAVVDTNSVPSSGTAPPSGLAEFWFYFSRNKGAVIGLVIFTIILVLAIFAPLVTPHSPSIQNRDVLLLPPALATGGQWTYFLGTDAVGRDILTRLIYGARFSLFIGLVVVTLSVVSGVLIGLIAGYFRGRVDTVIMRVMDIILAFPSLLLALVLVAVLGPGLLNAMIAISLVNLPHFVRLTRAAVMTERSKDYVVASKVAGAGTMRLMFLTILPNCLAPLIVQATLAFSAAILDAAALGFLGMGAQPPTPEWGTMLAEAREFIQRAWWVVTFPGLAILVTVLAINLMGDGLRDALDPKLKRS; from the coding sequence ATGGCTGTTGTAGATACAAACTCCGTTCCTTCGTCCGGTACCGCTCCTCCATCTGGTCTGGCCGAATTCTGGTTCTATTTTTCCCGCAACAAGGGTGCTGTGATCGGCCTTGTGATCTTTACGATCATCCTGGTGCTGGCAATCTTCGCGCCGCTTGTCACGCCGCATAGCCCCAGCATTCAGAATCGCGACGTTCTCCTGTTGCCGCCGGCATTGGCCACGGGCGGTCAATGGACCTATTTCCTTGGAACCGACGCCGTCGGGCGCGACATCCTCACCCGCCTGATCTATGGCGCGCGTTTCTCGCTGTTCATCGGTCTGGTGGTCGTGACGCTGTCGGTCGTCTCCGGTGTGCTGATCGGCCTGATCGCCGGCTACTTCCGTGGGCGGGTCGATACCGTCATCATGCGCGTCATGGACATTATCCTGGCGTTTCCGTCGCTGCTTCTGGCCCTCGTGCTGGTCGCGGTTCTCGGCCCCGGCCTGCTGAACGCCATGATCGCCATCTCGCTCGTCAACCTGCCGCATTTCGTACGCCTGACGCGGGCTGCGGTCATGACCGAGCGCAGCAAGGACTACGTCGTCGCCTCCAAGGTCGCCGGCGCCGGCACCATGCGCCTGATGTTCCTGACCATCCTGCCGAACTGCCTTGCGCCGCTCATCGTCCAGGCAACGCTCGCCTTCTCGGCTGCGATCCTTGATGCGGCAGCCCTCGGCTTCCTCGGCATGGGCGCCCAGCCGCCGACACCAGAATGGGGAACGATGCTTGCCGAAGCGCGTGAATTCATCCAGCGCGCCTGGTGGGTCGTGACTTTCCCCGGCCTCGCCATCCTCGTTACCGTTCTTGCCATCAACCTTATGGGCGACGGCCTGCGCGATGCGCTTGACCCCAAGCTGAAGAGGTCGTGA
- a CDS encoding ABC transporter ATP-binding protein, whose protein sequence is MSLLEVENLVVEFQTASGPFRAVDGVSLKVSAGEVLAIVGESGSGKSVSMLAAMGLLPWTAKVTADKLTFDGRDMLSMSDSERRKIIGKDIAMIFQEPVASLNPCFTVGFQIEEVLRFHTDLDRKARRARAIELFEAVGIPNAEERLSHFPHQMSGGQCQRVMIATALACNPKLLIADEPTTALDVTIQKQILDLLMRIQTERGMGLIMITHNMGVVAETADRVIVQYKGRKIEEADVLSLFESPKSAYTKALLSALPDNATGDRLPTIAEFLTDQQIFEGAVR, encoded by the coding sequence ATGTCCCTTCTCGAAGTTGAAAACCTGGTCGTCGAATTCCAGACGGCCTCCGGTCCCTTCCGCGCCGTCGATGGCGTCTCGCTGAAAGTCAGCGCCGGCGAAGTGCTGGCGATCGTCGGCGAAAGCGGCTCCGGCAAGTCTGTCTCGATGCTTGCCGCCATGGGCCTTCTGCCCTGGACGGCGAAGGTGACGGCCGACAAGCTGACCTTTGATGGCCGTGACATGCTCTCCATGTCCGACAGCGAGCGGCGCAAGATCATCGGCAAGGATATCGCCATGATCTTCCAGGAGCCGGTTGCCAGCCTCAATCCCTGCTTTACGGTCGGCTTCCAGATCGAGGAAGTGCTGCGCTTCCACACCGATCTCGACAGGAAGGCCCGGCGCGCCCGTGCCATCGAACTGTTCGAAGCCGTCGGCATTCCGAATGCGGAAGAACGTCTCAGCCATTTCCCGCACCAGATGTCGGGTGGCCAGTGCCAGCGCGTGATGATCGCGACGGCACTCGCCTGCAACCCTAAGCTCCTGATCGCCGATGAGCCGACCACGGCACTCGACGTGACGATCCAGAAGCAGATCCTAGATCTGCTGATGCGTATACAGACAGAGCGCGGCATGGGCCTGATCATGATCACCCACAATATGGGCGTCGTGGCAGAAACCGCCGATCGCGTCATCGTGCAGTACAAGGGCCGCAAGATCGAGGAGGCCGACGTCCTGTCGCTCTTCGAAAGTCCGAAGAGCGCCTATACCAAGGCGCTTCTCTCGGCTCTGCCGGACAATGCGACGGGCGACCGCCTGCCGACCATCGCGGAATTCCTGACCGACCAGCAGATCTTCGAAGGAGCCGTGCGATGA
- a CDS encoding dipeptide ABC transporter ATP-binding protein: MTPVLEARNLKRDYQIPGGLFKKGRTVHAVKGVSFSVEQGKTLAIVGESGCGKSTLARIVTMIDPATSGDMLIDGQKIDIAHEVLTSDMRRKVQIVFQNPYGTLNPRKKIGDILNEPLVINTDMKAADRKDKAMAMLKKVGLEEKHYGRYPHMFSGGQRQRVAIARALMLNPRLLVLDEPVSALDLSVQAQVLNLLADLQDEFQLTYVFISHDLSVVRYIADDVMVMYYGEAVEYGSREEVFADPKHSYTKTLFAATPRADVESIKARLARKNAA; encoded by the coding sequence ATGACACCCGTTCTCGAAGCGCGAAACCTCAAGCGCGATTATCAAATCCCCGGCGGTCTTTTCAAGAAGGGCCGGACCGTGCATGCGGTCAAGGGCGTGAGCTTTTCCGTCGAGCAGGGCAAGACGCTTGCAATCGTCGGCGAAAGCGGCTGCGGCAAGTCCACGCTTGCACGCATCGTCACCATGATCGACCCCGCGACATCCGGCGACATGCTGATCGACGGCCAGAAGATCGATATCGCCCACGAGGTCCTGACATCCGATATGCGCCGCAAGGTGCAGATCGTCTTCCAGAATCCGTATGGTACGCTCAATCCACGCAAGAAGATCGGCGACATCCTCAACGAGCCGCTGGTCATCAATACGGACATGAAGGCCGCCGATCGCAAGGACAAGGCGATGGCCATGCTGAAGAAGGTCGGCCTTGAAGAGAAGCATTACGGGCGCTATCCGCATATGTTCTCCGGGGGGCAGCGCCAGCGCGTGGCAATCGCCCGGGCGCTGATGCTCAACCCTCGGCTTCTGGTGCTGGATGAACCGGTTTCGGCGCTCGACCTTTCGGTGCAGGCCCAGGTCTTGAACTTGCTTGCCGACCTGCAGGACGAGTTCCAGCTGACCTACGTCTTCATCAGCCACGACCTCTCGGTGGTGCGCTACATCGCCGATGACGTGATGGTCATGTATTACGGCGAAGCCGTGGAGTATGGCAGCCGCGAGGAGGTGTTCGCAGATCCCAAGCACAGCTATACCAAGACGCTGTTTGCCGCGACGCCGCGCGCCGATGTCGAAAGCATCAAGGCGCGTCTCGCTCGCAAGAACGCGGCCTGA
- a CDS encoding RidA family protein, which yields MEIKRFETGPRMSQAVVHNGTVYLAGQVGNAGDDVATQTEQALAEVDRLLALAGTDKTRILSTTIWLADIADFPKMNAVWDAWAPQGNTPARATGEAKLAAPEYLVEVIVVAAL from the coding sequence ATGGAAATCAAACGTTTCGAAACCGGTCCGCGCATGAGCCAGGCTGTTGTCCACAATGGCACCGTCTATCTGGCCGGCCAGGTCGGCAATGCCGGCGATGACGTCGCGACCCAGACCGAGCAGGCGCTGGCCGAAGTCGATCGCCTTCTGGCGCTTGCCGGCACGGACAAGACCCGCATCCTCTCGACCACCATCTGGCTAGCCGACATTGCCGACTTCCCGAAGATGAATGCCGTCTGGGACGCCTGGGCGCCGCAGGGCAACACGCCCGCTCGTGCCACCGGCGAAGCCAAGCTTGCAGCACCGGAATATCTGGTCGAAGTGATCGTCGTCGCTGCTCTTTGA
- a CDS encoding sensor histidine kinase has protein sequence MATVPTGFSRTVPLSLFAGALLLLGLVLAALVFASMTRENSSEALDAAQLNNRTVLLLSLLQDAETSQRGYVLTGNQIYLRDFQRAAALANLQFVSLQHDLGDVAIGTETIRRLGMLVARKLDAMKLTADLEAAKEHNKALSVVTAGDGERLMLEIRQIITRIDAITNNVGFQRSRDLTDATWMLIATIAIGAVLLVLLVGGAMRLVMGHSIQIEGARTALAEHNDTLEARIRQRTQYLERANRELQSYSYIVSHDLRAPLVNIMGFTSEFERAAEVFKAFLHTIPQGSGGEMERAAREAVEVDIPEALGFIHSSTKRMDELITEILKLARAGSRQFHPQSVDLKGLFAEIVATSKHGADETNATIEIAQDLPVVESDRLALQQVFGNLVENALKYSAPGRPPIIKVKGKIVGEEAIIEVADNGRGIAEQDLERVFELFRRSGQQDRPGDGVGLSHVRALVRRLGGDVTVRSTLGTGTTFTVTFAAKLRQEGREENDNGPAGHHHHGRG, from the coding sequence ATGGCAACCGTGCCGACGGGATTTTCCCGGACCGTGCCCTTGAGCCTGTTTGCGGGAGCTCTCCTGCTTCTTGGCCTCGTGCTGGCGGCACTCGTTTTTGCCTCCATGACCCGGGAAAATTCCTCTGAGGCGCTGGATGCGGCGCAGCTCAACAACCGCACTGTTCTGCTCCTGAGCCTGCTGCAGGACGCTGAGACCAGTCAACGCGGCTACGTGCTGACTGGCAATCAAATCTATCTTCGAGATTTTCAGCGGGCGGCCGCACTGGCCAATCTTCAGTTCGTCAGCTTGCAGCACGATCTCGGTGATGTCGCGATCGGAACCGAAACTATCCGTCGTCTGGGAATGCTCGTCGCCCGCAAGCTTGATGCGATGAAGCTGACGGCAGATCTCGAGGCGGCGAAAGAGCATAACAAGGCTCTTTCCGTCGTCACCGCTGGCGATGGTGAGCGCCTGATGCTGGAAATTCGCCAGATCATTACCCGCATCGATGCGATCACCAACAATGTGGGGTTCCAGCGAAGTCGGGATTTGACCGATGCGACATGGATGCTGATTGCCACCATTGCCATCGGCGCTGTGTTGCTGGTCCTTCTCGTCGGCGGCGCCATGCGCCTGGTCATGGGGCATTCTATCCAGATCGAAGGTGCAAGAACCGCGCTTGCCGAGCACAATGACACCCTCGAAGCCAGGATCCGACAACGCACACAATATCTCGAACGTGCGAACCGGGAGCTGCAAAGCTACAGCTATATAGTCAGTCATGATCTGCGCGCCCCACTGGTCAATATCATGGGATTTACATCGGAGTTCGAGCGCGCGGCTGAAGTCTTCAAAGCCTTCCTGCATACCATCCCGCAAGGCAGTGGAGGTGAGATGGAGCGGGCGGCACGGGAGGCCGTTGAGGTCGATATCCCCGAAGCCCTTGGTTTCATCCATTCCTCGACGAAACGAATGGATGAGCTGATCACCGAAATCCTGAAACTGGCGCGGGCCGGCAGCCGGCAGTTTCACCCTCAATCGGTCGATCTCAAGGGGCTGTTTGCAGAGATCGTTGCAACGTCCAAGCACGGCGCCGATGAGACCAACGCGACAATCGAGATCGCGCAGGATTTACCGGTCGTGGAGTCCGACCGACTTGCGTTGCAGCAGGTTTTTGGCAACCTTGTCGAAAATGCCTTGAAGTATTCGGCCCCTGGACGACCCCCCATCATAAAGGTGAAGGGCAAGATTGTCGGAGAAGAGGCTATCATCGAGGTAGCCGACAATGGCCGGGGTATCGCCGAACAGGATCTCGAACGGGTTTTCGAACTCTTTCGTCGATCCGGTCAGCAGGATCGACCGGGCGACGGTGTCGGCCTTTCGCATGTCAGAGCCCTGGTTCGCCGTCTCGGCGGTGACGTGACTGTCCGCTCCACGCTGGGAACGGGGACCACCTTCACCGTCACGTTCGCGGCGAAACTTCGGCAGGAGGGGAGGGAGGAAAATGACAACGGTCCAGCAGGTCACCATCATCATGGTAGAGGATGA
- a CDS encoding response regulator, whose product MTTVQQVTIIMVEDDEGHARLIEKNIRRAGVTNEILPFLDGSSALTYFLGEDGTGARHEGRPLLLLLDLNLPDMTGISILERLRKSEHLKRMMVIVLTTTDDPSEIHRCYDLGANVYVAKPMQYEAFVNAIRQLGLFLSVVTVPEVA is encoded by the coding sequence ATGACAACGGTCCAGCAGGTCACCATCATCATGGTAGAGGATGACGAAGGCCATGCTCGCCTGATCGAGAAGAATATTCGGCGGGCAGGTGTCACCAATGAGATCCTTCCGTTTCTTGATGGTTCGTCTGCGCTTACGTATTTTCTCGGCGAGGATGGAACCGGAGCGCGTCATGAGGGCAGGCCGCTGCTTCTGCTGCTCGACCTCAATCTGCCTGATATGACCGGCATCAGCATCCTTGAGCGGCTGCGCAAAAGCGAACATCTGAAGAGGATGATGGTCATCGTGCTGACGACCACGGATGACCCTTCGGAAATTCACCGCTGCTATGATCTGGGCGCCAATGTCTATGTGGCCAAACCCATGCAATACGAAGCATTTGTCAATGCGATCCGGCAACTGGGGCTTTTCCTGTCGGTGGTAACGGTGCCCGAGGTCGCATGA
- a CDS encoding response regulator: protein MMSETETVAAMTVLYIDDDEALGVLVRRNLGRLGLTVVNATDGASGLARLDEGGIDAVALDHFLTTETGLDVLHQMTTRPDHPPVVYVTGVGETAVVAEALRRGAVNWITKDISSEFFGRLAEALRDAFRRHRASADHS, encoded by the coding sequence ATGATGAGTGAAACCGAAACGGTTGCCGCAATGACCGTTCTCTATATCGATGACGACGAGGCGCTGGGTGTGTTGGTCCGCAGGAACCTTGGCCGTCTTGGATTGACCGTGGTGAATGCGACGGACGGCGCAAGCGGGCTGGCACGGCTCGATGAGGGGGGTATCGACGCCGTTGCGCTGGATCACTTCCTGACCACCGAGACCGGTCTCGATGTCCTGCACCAGATGACCACCCGTCCGGATCATCCCCCCGTGGTCTATGTCACCGGTGTCGGGGAAACCGCGGTCGTTGCAGAAGCCTTGCGGCGAGGGGCCGTGAACTGGATCACCAAGGACATATCATCCGAGTTTTTCGGCCGCCTTGCCGAGGCGCTGCGCGACGCTTTTCGGCGGCATCGGGCTTCCGCTGACCATTCCTGA